A stretch of DNA from Streptomyces sp. HUAS 15-9:
GGCTCCAACCAGTTCGACCTGCTCGTGCGCTGGTCCGACGGCGAGGTCACCCTCTACGGCGACGTCGGCTCCAAGGGCCTGAACTGGGCGGGCACCCAGATGATCAAACCCAACGACACCTGGAAGAACGCGATCCAGATCGCGGCGGGCCGCTTCAACGCCTCCCAGTACGTCACCGACCTGATCGTCCGCTGGGTCGACGGCGAGCTGACCCTCTACACCGACGTCAGCGCCGGCACCTTCGGCCAGGAACACAAGCTCAAGTCGCCCAACGACACCTGGAAGGACGCCACACTCCTCACCAGCGGCGAGTTCTCCGGCAACCAGAAGTGGGACCTCATGGTGCGCTGGACCGACGGCGAGCTCGACAACTACGTCGGTACGACCACGTCGGGCCTCGGCACCGAGCAGCGCATCCTGAACCCCAACAAGACCTGGACCCACGACGCGGCCATGACCACCGGGGACTACACCGGCAACAACCGCACCGACGACCTCGTCATCCGCTGGTCCGACGGCGAGACCACGATCTACACCGACACCGGCACCAACCACCTCGGAACCGAGCACATGCTCGTCGCCCCAACCTCCTGAACCCACCGAACCCGCCCGGCCGGCCACGGAACACCCCGTGCGCCGGCCGACGGGCGCGAGCGGGCCCGCAAAGGCGGTGAGCCGGGCGCCGAGCGCGGCAAGGACGACGTCACCGGCCGCGCGCCCGAGGCGGTCGTTGATGGCCTTGAAGTGGTCGGCGTCGACCAGGACCACGTTCGTGTCGTCGCCGTGGCGGGCCGGATAGGCGTCGCGGCGCAGCAGACCGGCCAGAGGGGTCCTTGGGGCTGCTTCGAACTGGCGGCAGACGCGAACGGCCGCCCCGCGCCTGGTGAGCGGGCGCAGGGGCGGCTGCCTTTGTCAGCTCAGATCGTCGCGAAGTCGTTGCTCTTCGTTGTGTCGAGGATGCCGTTCTTGGTCTTGAGGGTGATCGTGAATTGGTACACGTCTCCCTCGGGGAAGTCGCTGGCGTTCACGGTGATGACGCGGCGCAGCAGGTAGCCGTCGTTCTTTGTGGGGGTGGCGGACCACCCGAAGCTGCCATCGGCCACCCTCTCCGCCAGCCGTTGCCGCGCGAACGCCGTGACACCGCCCGACGTTGACGCCGCACTGAGGTACAACGTGTATGCCATCTCCGCGTCTCCGACGGCGTCCCCCGCTTCCCCTTCGATGATGAGGTCGAAGTTCGCCTGCTGGATCCCGGCGACCTCGTTCGGGCTTGTGTCCTGGGTGCCTCCGCCCGTAACTGCGGTGAAGGCCCGGACTAACTGCAAGCCGTTGGTCTGCATGATCGTTTTCCCCTCCCTGCCGACCGCGCGCCCGTCACGTCACGGCTTCGGCAATCGCATGCGGCAGTATCTCCCCGGAGGGAGGCAGACCGGATGCGGTCGACCGGGCCTGGATGGAGGGGAGTGGGGCACTCCACGGTCCGGTGTGGTGCGCCCGCGTGAGGTTGGGGGGTCTCACTACCCTGTCGAGTGCATGGGGCCTTGACACGTACGGGCACGCGCCGAGCGCCGGTGGTGGTGCAAAGGCGGCGCGAGGCCGAGTAACTCGAAGGCACCGCCGTCGCAGCGGTGGGAACCGGGGAAGTCCGGCGGGCACTGCTTCCAGGGTGTGCAGCAGGAGGCAGGCGGAGTAACGGCGCTTGCACTGGGAGATGGCTGTGGGAGCGGTTCTTCAGTTTGTGGTTGGGGCTGTTGGCGCAGACGCCGACGCCGTGGGGAGCGAGCCGAGCAGTGCGGCGGTGCACTCCTCGGCGAGGTTCTCGGCATGAGCGGGGAGGGGGTCGCCGGCCCGGAGGTGGCGGCGGACCAGTGAGAGGGGCAGGTCGACCACGGCGAGCGTGACTCGCTCGGTGGCCTGCTGGCCTTCGGCGCCCAGGGCGGTGGCGAGGGAGGCGAGGGAGGCGCGTACGCGCTGGTTGCCGCGGTCCGCCCGCTGGCGATGTTCCTCGGGCCAGTCGGCGCGCCCGAAGTCCTCGGCGCCGTAGAGGAGGAGAGCGGCCTCCTGCGGGTGGGCGCGGCTCCAGGCGACGACATGGCGTGCCGCCGCACACCCCGCCTGCCGTGCGTCGGTACCTGCTTCGAGGGCCCTGAAGTAGCCCTCCTGGAAGCTCTCTACGGTCCGCAGCCACACCTCGGCGAGCAGCGTGGCCCGTCCGGCCAACCGGTGGTAGACGGAACCGCTCGGGGCGCCCACCTCTGTGGCGACCGCGGACATTGTCACCGCGGCCGGGCCCCCTGCGGCGGCCAGTCGTACGGCGGCGTCGAGGAGCTGCTTCACATCGAAGCGGGGTGGTCGTGCCATGAACTGGAGAGTACTCTCCATAATATTAGAGATACATCTCTAAAAAGAATCCGAGGAGGACGCATGGGCGTCTACAACGTGCACGAACGCCTGCTGGCTGCGAAGCGAAGCGAGGTGGGAGCGCTGATAGACACCCTGGCGAGCAGTGACGACAAGCTGTGGCCGCAGGGCAGCTGGCCGTCGATGGCGTTCGACCGCCCCCTGGCGGCCGGGGCGGTCGGCGGGCACGGCCCGGTCCGCTACACCGTCGCCGCGCATGTCCCCTCGCAATGGGTGCGCTTCACCTTCAGCGGGCCGCGCGACTTCCATGGATTCCACGAGTACGCCGCTCTGGCCGTCGACGAGGAGCACACGCTGCTGCGCCACACCCTTGCCATGACCGTCCGCGGCCCGGCGCGCCTCACCTGGCCGCTCGTCTTCCGCCCCCTCCATGACGCCTGCCTGGAGGACAGCCTGGACCGCGCCGAACTCGCCTGTTCGGGCGCGGTGACCCGCCCGGCTCACTGGAGCCGCTACGTACGGCTGCTGCGCGGCCTCATGCGCTGAGCACCGGGCACGCGCGCTCATGTCCGGACCGCACTTCAGAGGGTTGACACGGGTTTCTCCTGGACGGGAGTGATGCGTCCGTGGGCCGGGGGTTGTTACTGGGGGGAGGCGTCCGCCCGGAGTGTGGACACAGGGGCTCATGCCGCGGTTGCGAGTTTAGCTGCTCGTAGGTGCTGCTGTTCGAACTCCACGGGCGACAGGTAGTTGAGGGCGCTATGGCGCCTGCGTGCGTTGTAGTACGTGAGCCACTGGAAGATCTCCAGCCTCGCTTGGCGCGTCGTTACGAAGCGCCGGTTGTGCATCGTCTCTCTCTTGAGTCCCTGCCAGAAACTCTCGGCGAGGGCGTTGTCGAGACTCGAGCCGACCCGGCCCATGCTCCTGCGGATCCCGAATCCGCCGCAGACCTGCGCGAACGCCGCCGCCGTGTACTGCGCGCTCCTGTCCGCATGAAAGATCACCCCGTCCACGCTGCCGCCGTGGGTCGTCACGGCCATTGTCAGCGCGTCGATGACGAGCTTGGTGCGCATGTGTGAGGCCATCGAGTAGCCGAGTACCCGGCGTGAGCAGATGTCGATCACGCAGGCGAGATACAGCCACGCACCGCCAACCTGCACGTATGTGATGTCGCCGCACCACTTCTCGTTCAACTGCCCAGCGTGGAAGTCGCGTTGAACGAGGTTCGGAGCCGGCGGGGCGAGCCGGTCCGGGACCGTGGTGCGTTTACGGCGCCGCAGGTGACGGCCCTGGACGCCATGCTTGCGCATGAGGCGCTCGACGCGTTTGCAGTTGACGGTGTGCCCGAAACCGCGGAGCTCGGCATGGACGCGCCGCACCCCGTAGGTGCTCTTGTGACCGGCGTGTATCTCGCGTATCTCGCTGACGAGTTCCTCCTCGGACTGCTGCCGGGCCGCCCTGGTCCCGGCCGAGGCCAGGTGCCAGTAGAAGCCGGACCGCGAGACCTTGAGCACCCGGCACAGCCGCTTCACGCCGAAGTCGGCGCGGTGGGCGGAGATGAAGTCCCAGCGGCCGGTCATGCCCTCATCTCCGCGGCGAAATACTGGGCTGCCCGGCGCAGGATCTCGCGCTCGAGTTCCCATACCTTCTCGGCCTTGCGCAGCCGGCTGTTCTCCGCCCGCAGCCGGGCCAGTTCCTCGTCCCGGCCCTCGGCAGGCTCCTCACTGCGCGTGCTGCGGCCGGCCAACTCGTCGGCCTGGCGCACCCAACTGCGCAGCGTCTCGCCGGTCACACCGACGTCGGCAGCGACCGCCGCGTAGGTGCGTTTTCCGCCCGCCGC
This window harbors:
- a CDS encoding IS3 family transposase (programmed frameshift), yielding MGRKSPYPAEFRNDAVALYRAAGGKRTYAAVAADVGVTGETLRSWVRQADELAGRSTRSEEPAEGRDEELARLRAENSRLRKAEKGMGTRARDPAPGSPVFRRGDEGMTGRWDFISAHRADFGVKRLCRVLKVSRSGFYWHLASAGTRAARQQSEEELVSEIREIHAGHKSTYGVRRVHAELRGFGHTVNCKRVERLMRKHGVQGRHLRRRKRTTVPDRLAPPAPNLVQRDFHAGQLNEKWCGDITYVQVGGAWLYLACVIDICSRRVLGYSMASHMRTKLVIDALTMAVTTHGGSVDGVIFHADRSAQYTAAAFAQVCGGFGIRRSMGRVGSSLDNALAESFWQGLKRETMHNRRFVTTRQARLEIFQWLTYYNARRRHSALNYLSPVEFEQQHLRAAKLATAA
- a CDS encoding SRPBCC family protein, encoding MGVYNVHERLLAAKRSEVGALIDTLASSDDKLWPQGSWPSMAFDRPLAAGAVGGHGPVRYTVAAHVPSQWVRFTFSGPRDFHGFHEYAALAVDEEHTLLRHTLAMTVRGPARLTWPLVFRPLHDACLEDSLDRAELACSGAVTRPAHWSRYVRLLRGLMR
- a CDS encoding TetR/AcrR family transcriptional regulator, producing the protein MARPPRFDVKQLLDAAVRLAAAGGPAAVTMSAVATEVGAPSGSVYHRLAGRATLLAEVWLRTVESFQEGYFRALEAGTDARQAGCAAARHVVAWSRAHPQEAALLLYGAEDFGRADWPEEHRQRADRGNQRVRASLASLATALGAEGQQATERVTLAVVDLPLSLVRRHLRAGDPLPAHAENLAEECTAALLGSLPTASASAPTAPTTN